One segment of Marinobacter sediminum DNA contains the following:
- a CDS encoding SCO family protein, which translates to MNSSIRLTLFLLLLLVILIFGLVIGRQVYIVGGQEPEPAPELADLNTYVYDQPRELVEFTLTNEKGETVTRESLRGRWTFAFVGYTNCPDICPAAMANLRRTDQLISNELPQPDYLLVSADPEHDTPEKLKAYMGFFGENFHGLTGDLETLRALAKSLSAVFVHREVDGELLVDHSGHFALLNPDGKLAALIQPPHNPEALAEAFERIYEWARGNRLKAES; encoded by the coding sequence ATGAACAGCTCGATTCGCCTGACACTTTTCCTGTTATTGCTATTGGTGATTCTGATTTTCGGACTGGTGATTGGGCGACAGGTGTATATCGTTGGCGGGCAAGAGCCAGAGCCGGCGCCGGAACTGGCAGACCTGAATACCTACGTGTACGACCAACCCCGTGAGTTGGTGGAGTTCACCCTGACCAATGAAAAGGGTGAAACGGTTACGCGGGAAAGCCTCAGAGGGCGCTGGACCTTCGCGTTTGTCGGCTATACCAATTGTCCTGACATCTGCCCGGCAGCCATGGCCAATTTGCGCCGCACCGATCAACTCATTTCCAACGAACTGCCGCAACCGGATTACCTGCTGGTGAGTGCTGATCCAGAGCATGACACTCCCGAAAAGCTGAAGGCTTATATGGGATTCTTCGGTGAGAACTTCCACGGCCTCACCGGCGACCTGGAAACCCTTCGTGCGCTCGCCAAAAGCCTGAGTGCGGTATTCGTTCACCGAGAAGTTGATGGTGAGTTGCTGGTCGATCACAGCGGCCACTTTGCGCTGCTCAATCCCGATGGCAAACTGGCCGCCCTTATCCAGCCGCCTCATAACCCGGAAGCGTTGGCTGAAGCCTTTGAGCGGATCTACGAGTGGGCGCGGGGTAACCGCTTGAAAGCTGAATCCTGA
- the hrpB gene encoding ATP-dependent helicase HrpB, translated as MLPIDHILPELKQTLEQTTTVLLQAPPGAGKTTRVPLALLDAAWRENRKILMLEPRRLAARSAARFMAKQLGERTGQTVGYRTRLDTKVSGATRIEVVTEGILTRLIQADPMLEDYAAVLFDEFHERSLQADLGLALVRESQQALREDLRLLVMSATLDSAPIARVLGDVPVISSEGRAFPVDVFYRPAPAQARNTRIVDRVVTVIHEALKQQSGSLLVFLPGAGEIRRVEQQLQGQVASNVLVTPLYGNLKSDEQDRAISPAPEGQRKVVLATAIAETSLTIEGVRVVIDSGQQRRAVFDANSGMTRLVTGRVSKASAEQRKGRAGRIEPGVCYRLWSESEQFGLAEFTPPEIQEADLAPLVLELAQWGARQPRQVVWIDVPPDAHWRQAVALLQWLDMLDHEGAITDHGKAARELGIHPRLAHMVLRGRELGLSVLAAELAALLGERDLLGPGAGADMHERVRVLRGERGHRGMDPARINSVRQAAKRLVAGNETSAPVPAETEVGRLLAHAYPDRIGRRRSGQAPRYQLSNGKGATLREDDALARYDWLVAADLDGKSREATIYLAAPVEVPDLEQDLATHIYEGDEAVWDDKRGTVIARHVRKLGELILEEKALPQADPELIQQGLLSAVRKKGLASLSWSGSATQWCARVKLLASAFPGEWPDTSDEALLEGLENWLAPFMPGMRRWSDLEKLNLLPALNSLLDYQQQQQLVVLAPVELTIPTGQKVTLDYAADNGPVLAAKLQALFGWTETPRVADGKVPVVIHLLSPAQRPLAVTADLASFWRNAYPEVRKDMRGQYPKHPWPEDPFTAEAQQGTKKRPAR; from the coding sequence ATGCTTCCAATAGACCATATCCTTCCAGAGCTAAAACAAACCCTGGAACAAACCACTACGGTACTTCTGCAGGCGCCCCCGGGTGCCGGTAAGACCACCCGGGTTCCGCTGGCTCTGCTGGATGCCGCCTGGCGGGAGAACCGGAAGATCCTGATGCTGGAACCGAGACGGCTGGCGGCCCGCTCGGCCGCGCGCTTTATGGCGAAACAGCTGGGAGAACGAACGGGACAAACGGTGGGATATCGGACACGGCTGGACACCAAAGTGTCCGGAGCCACACGGATTGAGGTGGTGACCGAGGGCATTCTTACACGGTTGATTCAGGCCGATCCCATGCTCGAAGACTACGCTGCGGTCCTGTTTGATGAATTCCACGAACGGTCACTGCAGGCAGACCTCGGACTGGCACTGGTGCGGGAATCGCAGCAGGCATTGCGGGAGGATCTGCGACTGCTGGTGATGTCGGCGACGCTGGATTCCGCACCCATAGCCCGAGTCCTGGGGGATGTACCCGTAATCAGCAGCGAGGGTCGGGCGTTTCCGGTTGACGTCTTTTATCGTCCGGCGCCCGCTCAGGCCCGAAACACCCGGATTGTGGATCGAGTGGTGACGGTCATTCATGAGGCTCTGAAGCAACAGAGTGGGTCGTTGCTGGTGTTTTTGCCGGGCGCAGGAGAGATCCGGCGGGTGGAGCAGCAGCTGCAGGGACAGGTGGCCAGTAATGTGCTGGTGACGCCTCTGTATGGCAACCTGAAATCGGACGAGCAGGATCGGGCGATTTCGCCTGCGCCGGAAGGCCAGCGCAAGGTGGTGCTGGCAACCGCCATTGCCGAGACCAGTCTGACCATCGAAGGGGTGCGGGTGGTGATCGATAGCGGTCAGCAGCGGCGGGCCGTGTTTGATGCCAACAGCGGGATGACACGGCTGGTAACCGGACGCGTGTCCAAGGCCTCGGCCGAACAGCGCAAAGGTCGGGCTGGCCGCATTGAGCCGGGTGTGTGCTATCGGTTGTGGAGCGAGTCCGAGCAGTTTGGACTGGCGGAGTTTACACCTCCGGAGATTCAGGAGGCGGATCTGGCACCTCTGGTGCTGGAGCTGGCCCAGTGGGGGGCTCGCCAACCACGGCAGGTGGTCTGGATTGATGTGCCACCGGATGCCCACTGGCGTCAGGCCGTGGCGTTGTTGCAGTGGCTGGATATGCTGGACCACGAGGGTGCGATAACCGATCACGGCAAGGCCGCGCGGGAGTTGGGGATTCATCCGCGTCTGGCCCACATGGTGTTGCGGGGGCGCGAACTGGGCCTCTCTGTTTTGGCAGCGGAGCTGGCAGCTCTACTGGGAGAGCGCGACTTGCTCGGGCCGGGCGCCGGGGCAGACATGCATGAACGCGTACGGGTGCTTCGGGGTGAGCGTGGGCACAGGGGCATGGACCCGGCCAGGATCAACTCGGTGCGTCAGGCGGCAAAACGGCTGGTTGCCGGTAACGAAACGTCTGCTCCGGTGCCGGCGGAAACCGAGGTTGGACGTTTGCTCGCACACGCCTATCCGGACCGTATCGGGCGCCGGCGTTCAGGCCAGGCGCCGCGTTACCAGCTCAGCAATGGCAAGGGCGCTACGCTTCGGGAAGACGATGCCCTGGCCCGATATGATTGGCTGGTAGCCGCAGACCTGGATGGCAAGTCCCGGGAGGCGACTATCTATCTCGCAGCACCGGTGGAGGTTCCAGACCTGGAGCAGGACCTGGCGACTCACATTTACGAAGGTGACGAAGCGGTCTGGGACGACAAGCGAGGAACGGTGATTGCCCGTCACGTCCGGAAACTCGGCGAGTTGATTCTTGAAGAGAAAGCGCTGCCGCAAGCGGACCCGGAACTGATTCAGCAGGGGCTTCTGAGCGCCGTGCGGAAAAAGGGTCTGGCCAGCCTGTCGTGGTCCGGATCGGCAACGCAGTGGTGTGCCCGTGTCAAGTTGCTGGCCAGCGCGTTCCCGGGCGAATGGCCAGATACCAGCGATGAAGCCTTGTTAGAGGGTCTCGAAAACTGGCTCGCGCCTTTCATGCCCGGCATGCGGCGCTGGTCGGACCTGGAGAAACTGAACCTGCTCCCGGCTCTGAACAGCCTTCTGGACTACCAGCAGCAACAACAGCTCGTCGTGCTTGCGCCAGTTGAGCTCACGATCCCGACTGGCCAGAAAGTCACCCTGGATTACGCCGCCGACAATGGTCCTGTTTTGGCAGCGAAACTGCAGGCCCTGTTTGGCTGGACGGAAACCCCGAGGGTGGCTGATGGCAAAGTCCCGGTGGTCATTCACCTGCTCTCACCGGCGCAACGACCGCTGGCGGTAACTGCTGATCTGGCAAGCTTCTGGCGAAACGCCTACCCGGAAGTCCGCAAGGACATGCGCGGTCAGTACCCTAAACATCCATGGCCGGAAGACCCGTTTACCGCCGAGGCTCAGCAGGGAACGAAGAAACGCCCAGCTCGCTGA
- a CDS encoding translation initiation factor eIF-2B — translation MANFDQQAKSLISTLREDNQSGATQLALRTLQGLADYLDAIKPDPETLSSLLTELRQARPSMVVIGNALERLETRWGEAPVPSRTAILEVIRELEEAGDRIIQNAMSQIPAGAVIMTHSASSLLVRLFHRLVADQYPFSVICTQSGPGMEGHQLAVTLNQLKVPVTLITDAQMALFAPRADLVITGCDAWLADGHFVNKSGTRLLALSAKEYAVPFWVLADTFRDSRATCNSVRLEELPVSELRAPTGQWITPRNIYFETIPEKLVTGKISELGVSSFPAEPRR, via the coding sequence ATGGCCAACTTCGATCAACAAGCCAAATCTCTGATATCCACTCTGCGGGAGGACAACCAATCCGGTGCCACCCAGCTGGCATTGCGGACCCTCCAGGGTCTGGCGGACTATCTGGATGCAATCAAACCGGATCCGGAGACACTTTCGTCGCTGTTAACAGAACTGAGGCAGGCGCGACCAAGCATGGTCGTGATTGGCAATGCCCTTGAGCGGCTGGAAACCCGGTGGGGCGAGGCACCGGTTCCGTCCCGAACAGCCATTCTTGAGGTGATCCGGGAGCTTGAGGAGGCCGGTGACCGGATAATCCAGAACGCAATGAGCCAGATACCGGCAGGGGCAGTCATCATGACACACAGTGCCAGTTCCCTTCTGGTCAGGCTTTTTCACCGGCTGGTCGCAGACCAGTACCCATTTTCGGTGATTTGCACCCAGAGCGGTCCGGGGATGGAGGGCCACCAGCTCGCGGTCACACTTAATCAACTGAAGGTGCCCGTCACCCTGATCACCGATGCCCAAATGGCACTTTTCGCTCCCCGGGCTGACCTGGTGATCACCGGTTGTGATGCCTGGCTGGCCGATGGGCATTTTGTGAACAAGAGTGGCACTCGTCTGCTGGCACTGTCAGCGAAGGAATACGCTGTGCCATTCTGGGTATTAGCCGACACCTTCCGTGACAGCCGTGCTACCTGCAATTCGGTACGTCTGGAGGAACTGCCGGTAAGCGAGCTCCGGGCCCCGACAGGACAATGGATAACGCCGCGCAATATCTATTTCGAAACTATTCCGGAAAAGCTGGTCACCGGAAAGATCAGCGAGCTGGGCGTTTCTTCGTTCCCTGCTGAGCCTCGGCGGTAA
- the cyoE gene encoding heme o synthase has translation MSERVEVLPAQTPASDSSTSISWRDYLELTKPRVVALMILTSVIGMLLAAPGVPGWEVLLYGNLGIALLAGAAAVVNHVVDQKIDTVMARTRKRPVATGKISPPDAILFATILACIGMVVLMWQVNHLTAWLTLASLVGYAGVYTLFLKRATPQNITIGGLAGAMPPLLGWTAVTGQVEGHALLLVLIIFAWTPPHFWALAIHRKEEYAKAGIPMLPVTHGNKYTELHILLYTFMLLAVSLLPFVTGMSGGIYLIGALALGLRFLQYAIRLLKGDDRRVALNTFKYSITYLMALFVVLLVDHFVFF, from the coding sequence ATGAGTGAGCGAGTGGAAGTACTGCCGGCCCAGACACCTGCAAGCGATTCCAGCACGTCCATTTCATGGCGTGACTACCTGGAGCTGACCAAGCCCCGGGTGGTTGCGTTGATGATCCTGACATCGGTGATCGGCATGTTGCTGGCGGCACCGGGTGTGCCCGGCTGGGAGGTTTTGCTCTATGGCAATCTGGGCATTGCCTTATTGGCCGGCGCGGCAGCAGTGGTCAATCATGTGGTGGACCAGAAAATTGATACTGTGATGGCCCGCACCCGCAAGCGTCCCGTCGCCACCGGTAAGATCTCACCGCCTGACGCCATCCTGTTCGCAACCATCCTTGCCTGCATCGGGATGGTGGTATTGATGTGGCAGGTAAACCACCTGACCGCCTGGCTGACCCTTGCGTCCCTTGTTGGCTACGCGGGCGTTTATACCCTGTTCCTGAAACGTGCTACGCCCCAGAACATCACGATCGGTGGTCTGGCCGGTGCCATGCCACCGCTGCTCGGCTGGACGGCCGTCACCGGGCAGGTGGAAGGTCATGCCCTGTTGCTGGTGCTGATCATTTTCGCATGGACCCCGCCGCATTTCTGGGCCCTGGCCATCCACCGCAAGGAAGAGTACGCCAAGGCCGGCATCCCGATGCTTCCGGTCACTCATGGCAACAAGTACACTGAACTTCACATCCTGCTTTACACATTCATGTTGCTCGCCGTCAGCCTGCTACCGTTTGTCACAGGGATGTCCGGTGGTATCTACCTGATCGGCGCCCTCGCCCTTGGCTTGCGCTTCCTCCAGTACGCGATTCGTCTGCTCAAGGGAGATGACCGCCGGGTTGCACTGAATACCTTCAAGTATTCCATTACTTACCTGATGGCATTGTTTGTGGTATTGCTAGTGGACCATTTTGTATTCTTCTGA